The following are encoded together in the Gemmatimonadaceae bacterium genome:
- a CDS encoding DUF5519 family protein yields MREWDGIEERPHRFGGVEFRLGTREVGHVHVGGVADLLVSVRMRRDLVAAGRAAAHHTLPQSGWISFRLRSEHDVPAAVELFRMNYERLRGGVVPRITSGIVRRSSTMLGDNTVDDLPA; encoded by the coding sequence GTGCGCGAGTGGGACGGCATCGAAGAGCGCCCGCACCGCTTTGGCGGCGTCGAGTTCCGACTGGGAACCCGCGAAGTCGGGCATGTGCATGTAGGTGGCGTCGCCGATCTGCTGGTGAGTGTGCGCATGCGACGCGATCTCGTCGCCGCCGGTCGCGCTGCGGCGCATCACACCCTGCCGCAGTCGGGGTGGATCAGCTTCCGCCTTCGCAGCGAGCATGATGTCCCCGCTGCGGTGGAACTCTTTCGCATGAACTACGAGCGCCTGCGCGGCGGCGTGGTGCCGCGCATCACCTCCGGCATCGTGCGCCGGTCGAGTACCATGCTCGGCGATAACACCGTCGACGATCTACCGGCGTAG
- a CDS encoding endonuclease/exonuclease/phosphatase family protein, which translates to MRPLLRALVAASLAALAACRAPLHSGRRDTTAPLRVMTFNLRYDNPGDGVNAWPNRRDGVGALLRFHGADVIGVQEALQRQLEDLDVRLPGFARVGVGRADGKTGGEFSAIYYRTSRIALVDSGTFWLSTTPEVVASKGWDAALERIATWSHFRDRASGCRWLQLNTHFDHMGENARIESARLIRRRLATLAHGQPIIMTGDLNADPTSAPYRVLTSEVIADGAAPLRDAFVVSRSGHYGPASSWNAFTAIEPGRRIDYVLVSEPIAVLRHAALTDRLENRFPSDHLPVVADLTSICPH; encoded by the coding sequence ATGCGCCCTCTCCTCCGTGCCCTCGTGGCCGCCAGTCTGGCGGCCCTCGCCGCCTGCCGGGCTCCGCTGCACTCCGGCCGCCGCGACACGACCGCGCCGCTGCGCGTCATGACCTTCAACCTGCGCTACGACAATCCCGGTGACGGCGTGAACGCCTGGCCAAATCGCCGCGATGGGGTGGGCGCCCTGCTCCGCTTCCACGGCGCGGATGTCATCGGCGTGCAGGAAGCCCTGCAGCGACAGCTCGAGGACCTCGATGTGCGACTCCCGGGCTTTGCGCGCGTGGGCGTGGGGCGCGCCGACGGCAAGACCGGCGGCGAGTTCAGCGCGATCTACTACCGCACCAGCCGCATCGCGCTCGTCGACAGCGGGACGTTCTGGCTCTCCACCACACCGGAGGTCGTGGCCAGCAAGGGCTGGGATGCGGCCCTTGAGCGGATCGCGACGTGGTCCCACTTCCGCGACCGCGCGTCGGGCTGTCGCTGGCTGCAGCTGAACACGCACTTCGATCACATGGGCGAGAACGCCCGGATCGAGAGCGCACGCCTGATCCGGCGCCGCCTGGCCACCCTCGCCCACGGGCAACCGATCATCATGACCGGTGACTTGAACGCCGATCCCACAAGCGCGCCGTACCGCGTCCTCACGAGCGAGGTCATCGCCGATGGCGCTGCGCCGCTGCGCGACGCGTTCGTGGTGAGTCGCAGCGGCCACTACGGTCCCGCGTCAAGCTGGAACGCCTTCACCGCGATCGAGCCCGGCCGACGCATCGATTACGTCCTGGTCTCGGAGCCCATCGCGGTGCTGCGTCACGCCGCCCTCACCGATCGCCTAGAGAATCGCTTCCCCTCCGACCATCTCCCCGTCGTCGCCGACCTCACGTCAATCTGCCCTCACTGA
- a CDS encoding glutamine synthetase III, whose amino-acid sequence MANNNNSRISAMREITHRPVRLTKRPEADGVQLPTSTWYGVNTFGIRQMRQKLPKDVYKKLAASIRLGKKLDSEIAPVVAQVIKEWAISHGVTHFTHWFQPQTGLTAEKHDAFLNFDENNLPIESFSGEQLIQSEPDASSFPSGGLRATWEARGYTAWNPASPVFISETGGVKYLCIPSVFIGYNGEALDEMTPLLRSSDILSHNAMELLELIGDKGVLRVNTTLGVEQEFFLIDRAHFALRPDLVMGNRTLVGAAPPRGQQLEDHYFGGIPERVQACISEVEQELYKLGVPIVTRHNEVAPSQFEMAPIFEDSDIAVDHNHLVMSVLRKVALRHGLQAIVHEKPFAGINGSGKHCNWSMSITSDNELAGTNLLKPGKTPHQNVRFLLFLAAVLKGVHKHAGLLRAGIATSGNEHRLGANEAPPAIISAFLGSGLTQVVEDIAAGKTSPRNAEQAMLKLGVAKLPEVEQDNTDRNRTSPFAFTGAKFEFRAVGGGQSIAFPVMLLQAAVAEAIADVTEELRKEMKGESSTDDAILKVVRKAFKETAAVRFEGNNYSDEWVVEAAKRGLLNLRRTPEALAQLLTDGAKTLFKNTGILTEVELESRYHVRMERYIKDILIELHTLQQMVDTQVLPASYAYLGQLAGSAGQGAAAGINMQPVVDAANGVSKLIATLQKKKAELAKVIAKAEHMHDDIGGQAQYLTTISCETMGEVRDACDALELAVADDCWPLPRYREMLFPV is encoded by the coding sequence ATGGCCAACAACAACAATTCGCGCATCTCCGCCATGCGCGAGATCACGCACCGCCCGGTTCGCCTCACCAAGCGCCCGGAAGCCGATGGCGTGCAGCTCCCCACCAGCACCTGGTACGGCGTCAACACGTTTGGCATCCGCCAGATGCGCCAGAAGCTGCCCAAGGATGTCTACAAGAAGCTCGCGGCCTCCATCCGCCTCGGCAAAAAGCTCGACAGCGAGATCGCGCCGGTCGTGGCGCAGGTCATCAAGGAGTGGGCGATCAGCCATGGCGTCACGCACTTCACGCACTGGTTCCAGCCGCAGACGGGGCTCACGGCCGAAAAGCATGACGCCTTCCTGAACTTCGATGAGAACAACCTGCCCATCGAGTCGTTCTCGGGGGAGCAGCTCATTCAGTCGGAACCGGACGCCTCGTCGTTCCCGTCGGGCGGTCTCCGCGCGACGTGGGAAGCGCGCGGCTACACCGCGTGGAACCCGGCCTCGCCGGTGTTCATCAGCGAAACGGGTGGCGTGAAGTACCTCTGCATCCCGTCGGTCTTCATCGGCTACAACGGTGAGGCGCTCGACGAGATGACGCCGCTGCTCCGCAGCTCGGACATCCTCTCGCACAACGCCATGGAGCTCCTCGAGCTCATCGGCGACAAGGGCGTGCTCCGCGTGAACACCACGCTCGGTGTGGAGCAGGAGTTCTTCCTCATCGACCGCGCGCACTTTGCGCTCCGCCCCGACCTCGTGATGGGCAACCGCACGCTGGTGGGTGCGGCGCCGCCGCGTGGCCAGCAGCTCGAAGACCACTACTTCGGTGGCATCCCCGAGCGCGTCCAGGCGTGCATCAGCGAAGTCGAGCAGGAGCTCTACAAGCTCGGCGTGCCCATCGTCACGCGCCACAACGAAGTCGCACCGAGCCAGTTCGAAATGGCGCCGATCTTCGAGGACTCCGACATCGCGGTGGATCACAACCACCTCGTGATGAGCGTCCTGCGCAAGGTCGCGCTCCGTCACGGGCTGCAGGCCATCGTGCACGAGAAGCCCTTCGCCGGCATCAACGGCTCGGGCAAGCACTGCAACTGGTCGATGTCGATCACGTCCGACAACGAGCTCGCCGGCACGAACCTGCTCAAGCCGGGCAAGACGCCGCACCAGAACGTGCGCTTCCTGCTCTTCCTGGCCGCGGTGCTCAAGGGTGTGCACAAGCACGCCGGCCTGCTCCGCGCCGGTATTGCCACGTCGGGTAACGAACACCGCCTCGGCGCAAACGAAGCGCCGCCGGCCATCATCTCGGCGTTCCTCGGCTCGGGCCTCACGCAGGTCGTCGAAGACATCGCCGCCGGCAAGACGAGCCCGCGCAACGCCGAACAGGCGATGCTCAAGCTCGGCGTCGCCAAGCTCCCCGAAGTCGAGCAGGACAACACCGACCGCAACCGCACGTCGCCCTTTGCCTTCACCGGCGCCAAGTTCGAGTTCCGCGCCGTGGGCGGTGGGCAGAGCATCGCCTTCCCGGTGATGCTGCTGCAGGCCGCGGTGGCCGAAGCGATCGCCGACGTGACGGAAGAACTCCGCAAGGAGATGAAGGGCGAGAGCAGCACCGACGACGCGATCCTCAAGGTCGTGCGCAAGGCGTTCAAGGAGACCGCCGCGGTGCGCTTCGAAGGGAACAACTACTCCGACGAGTGGGTGGTGGAAGCGGCCAAGCGTGGCCTCCTCAACCTCCGCCGCACGCCGGAAGCCCTGGCGCAGCTCCTCACGGACGGCGCCAAGACGCTCTTCAAGAACACCGGCATCCTGACCGAGGTCGAACTCGAAAGCCGCTATCACGTGCGCATGGAGCGGTACATCAAGGACATCCTCATCGAGCTGCACACGCTGCAGCAGATGGTGGACACGCAGGTGCTGCCGGCGTCGTACGCGTACCTCGGCCAGCTCGCCGGCTCGGCCGGTCAGGGCGCGGCCGCGGGCATCAACATGCAGCCGGTGGTGGACGCCGCCAACGGCGTGTCGAAGCTCATCGCCACGCTGCAGAAGAAGAAGGCGGAGCTCGCCAAGGTGATCGCCAAGGCCGAGCACATGCACGACGACATCGGCGGGCAGGCGCAGTATCTCACCACCATCAGCTGCGAGACGATGGGCGAAGTGCGCGACGCCTGCGACGCGCTCGAGCTCGCCGTGGCCGATGACTGCTGGCCGCTGCCGCGCTACCGGGAGATGCTCTTCCCGGTGTAA
- a CDS encoding DUF2268 domain-containing protein, whose product MRRLRAVTALLVLTACGGHDAPTAAPAEYPTDPALAQLVTDDVDRYWRAYDAGGKSGNSTAFQRRYLDSATAGLREFIGLRQLTATSLVQVATAYPAYLDALHTWWTTANRTAVLSTIRANYATIKQLYPNAFFPPVTLLVGRYSTAGTAGTSGLLVGFEFFGTDANAPLGALNSFARDNQKSWATDLAPLVAHEHTHYLSLRAGATSARNGAPLYARVLHEGVAEFIASLVAGQPSYRTFFRTWQANEATYFAEFLQEKDGSDVSRWLYNQGSTTGGRPGDLGYFIGFRIAQAYYNRAANKAQAVRELIELRDPAGILTQSGYAGAGPPIP is encoded by the coding sequence ATGCGACGCTTGCGTGCCGTCACCGCGCTCCTCGTGCTCACTGCCTGCGGCGGCCACGATGCCCCCACCGCGGCGCCCGCCGAGTATCCCACCGATCCGGCGCTCGCGCAGCTGGTGACGGATGATGTCGATCGCTACTGGCGCGCCTACGACGCCGGCGGCAAGAGCGGCAACAGCACCGCGTTTCAGCGGCGCTATCTCGACAGTGCCACGGCCGGCCTGCGCGAGTTCATCGGCTTGCGCCAGCTCACCGCCACCTCACTCGTGCAGGTCGCGACCGCGTACCCCGCGTATCTCGATGCACTGCACACGTGGTGGACCACGGCCAATCGCACCGCCGTGCTGAGCACCATCCGCGCGAACTACGCCACCATCAAGCAGCTCTATCCCAACGCCTTCTTCCCGCCCGTCACGCTCCTCGTGGGGCGCTACAGCACGGCCGGCACGGCGGGGACCAGCGGGCTGCTCGTGGGCTTCGAGTTCTTTGGCACCGACGCCAACGCACCGCTGGGCGCGCTCAACAGCTTCGCCCGCGACAACCAGAAGAGCTGGGCCACCGACCTCGCGCCACTCGTGGCGCACGAGCACACGCACTACCTCTCGCTGCGCGCCGGCGCCACTTCCGCCCGGAATGGCGCGCCGCTCTACGCGCGCGTGCTGCACGAAGGCGTGGCCGAGTTCATCGCCAGCCTGGTAGCCGGACAGCCCTCGTACCGCACGTTCTTCCGCACCTGGCAGGCCAACGAAGCCACCTATTTCGCGGAATTCCTGCAGGAGAAGGACGGCAGCGATGTGAGCCGCTGGCTCTACAACCAGGGGAGCACCACCGGCGGGCGGCCGGGTGACCTCGGCTACTTCATCGGCTTCCGGATCGCCCAGGCCTACTACAACCGGGCCGCGAATAAGGCGCAGGCGGTGCGGGAGCTGATCGAACTCCGAGATCCGGCCGGAATCCTCACTCAGAGCGGCTACGCCGGGGCCGGGCCGCCCATTCCATAA
- a CDS encoding ribbon-helix-helix domain-containing protein, translated as MTRTTVRLPDDLLERAQAHAARTGRTFTQLLADALRYELSRGAPARRVMEPLPTYGGQGLQPGVDLSSTSALLDRMDDL; from the coding sequence ATGACGCGCACGACCGTTCGCCTTCCCGACGATCTCCTCGAGCGCGCGCAGGCGCACGCGGCGCGAACGGGACGCACGTTCACGCAGCTGCTGGCCGACGCGCTCCGTTATGAACTGAGCCGCGGCGCACCGGCCCGACGGGTGATGGAGCCGCTGCCCACCTACGGCGGCCAGGGGCTTCAGCCCGGGGTGGATCTGTCGAGCACCAGCGCGTTGCTCGATCGCATGGACGATCTCTGA
- a CDS encoding PIN domain-containing protein, with amino-acid sequence MYLVDVNVLVGAMRTDAPRHEVMRAALDRLRVGPEPFALCEPVYAGALRILTHPKIFRPPTPVSDALRFVQTLRDTPTAVTLAPGARHWSLFTDLVAHTNASGNLVADAWLAALALEHGCTMLSDDADFARFRGLRWERPDDLGS; translated from the coding sequence ATGTATCTGGTCGATGTGAACGTGCTCGTGGGGGCGATGCGGACGGATGCGCCGCGTCATGAGGTGATGCGCGCGGCGCTGGATCGGTTGCGGGTCGGACCAGAGCCCTTCGCCCTCTGCGAACCGGTCTATGCCGGCGCGCTGCGCATTCTGACGCATCCCAAGATCTTCCGGCCACCGACGCCGGTTTCGGATGCGCTTCGATTCGTGCAGACGCTGCGCGACACGCCAACGGCGGTGACGCTCGCACCCGGTGCTCGCCATTGGTCACTCTTCACCGATCTCGTGGCGCACACCAACGCCTCGGGCAATCTGGTCGCCGACGCCTGGCTCGCCGCGCTCGCACTCGAGCACGGCTGCACCATGTTGAGCGACGATGCCGACTTCGCGCGATTTCGCGGGCTGCGCTGGGAGCGCCCGGACGATCTCGGTTCGTAG
- a CDS encoding HDOD domain-containing protein, with translation MSDICLVRQPVFGKTGALIGYEIRFNDVEDGQHAFARAFLSGSFDLVRNKMPAFVLATREQLVEDAFLVAEPGTAIVMLPRDLEVDDAVVEAVHRYRNNGGLIALEDAGINPSPAEALLPLVSWVRVNARSGDAALIGSICDRVKHSGAAKPAQLIAYNVEELEQFEATLQRGFDGFQGSFFSRPEPLPTAEMPQSTVAAMRLMGLARDQNCSDRQLEDVIATDPVLTFQLLRLVNSAALGGRGVASIGQALRLIGRNAFLRWLAVAVAATRKSRTGVDQELVRQAVERGRLLEQLVGGGRDSGTLFLVGLFSLLDAVFRMPLEEILERVVLSDEAVTALLQREGPYANAIMFAESYELGLFENATEIAKEMGVDPAKISEYYTNAIVWTAEALGAAMESQDKAPVRKAG, from the coding sequence ATGTCCGACATCTGCCTCGTCCGCCAGCCGGTCTTCGGAAAGACCGGAGCCCTGATTGGCTACGAAATCCGGTTCAATGACGTCGAGGACGGACAGCACGCGTTTGCGCGCGCTTTCCTCAGCGGCAGCTTCGACCTCGTCCGCAACAAGATGCCCGCGTTCGTTCTGGCGACGCGCGAGCAGCTTGTGGAGGACGCGTTCCTGGTGGCTGAACCGGGTACCGCCATTGTCATGCTGCCGCGCGACCTCGAGGTCGATGACGCGGTGGTCGAGGCGGTGCACCGGTATCGCAACAACGGCGGGCTGATCGCCCTCGAAGACGCCGGCATCAATCCCTCGCCGGCCGAGGCGTTGCTGCCGCTCGTGAGCTGGGTGCGCGTCAACGCCCGCAGTGGCGATGCGGCGCTGATCGGCTCGATCTGCGACCGCGTCAAGCATAGCGGAGCCGCCAAGCCCGCGCAGCTCATTGCCTACAATGTCGAGGAGCTCGAGCAGTTCGAGGCCACCCTGCAGCGCGGCTTCGATGGCTTCCAGGGGAGTTTCTTCAGCCGCCCCGAGCCGCTGCCGACCGCTGAAATGCCGCAGAGCACGGTGGCCGCGATGCGCCTCATGGGGCTCGCGCGCGACCAGAACTGCAGCGATCGCCAGCTTGAAGATGTGATCGCCACCGATCCCGTGCTCACCTTCCAGCTGCTGCGCCTGGTGAACAGCGCCGCGCTGGGCGGACGGGGCGTGGCCTCGATCGGGCAGGCGCTGCGCCTCATTGGCCGCAACGCGTTCCTACGCTGGCTCGCCGTGGCCGTGGCCGCGACGCGCAAGAGCCGAACGGGCGTGGACCAGGAGCTGGTGCGTCAGGCCGTCGAACGCGGCCGTCTGCTCGAACAGCTCGTGGGCGGTGGCCGCGACAGCGGCACGCTGTTCCTCGTGGGGCTCTTCTCGCTGCTCGATGCCGTCTTCCGCATGCCGCTCGAAGAGATCCTCGAGCGCGTCGTGCTCAGCGACGAAGCCGTCACCGCGCTGTTGCAGCGCGAGGGCCCGTACGCCAACGCGATCATGTTCGCCGAAAGCTACGAGCTCGGCCTCTTCGAAAACGCGACCGAAATCGCGAAGGAGATGGGCGTCGATCCGGCGAAGATCAGCGAGTACTACACGAACGCCATCGTGTGGACCGCCGAAGCGCTCGGTGCGGCGATGGAGAGCCAGGACAAGGCGCCGGTGCGGAAGGCCGGGTAA
- a CDS encoding helix-turn-helix domain-containing protein has product MAHAEVDAQMRRQKQAIAAALVAAVDGWPAPEAGAWLEMSAGLVSDLKRGRVDRVSMDRLLRSAMRLGLTVHVDVRALPASPPAPPSEAPASVWRRDSAGTGVGLPASERARVSEPGRPPRSRQ; this is encoded by the coding sequence ATGGCTCACGCGGAGGTGGATGCGCAGATGCGCCGGCAGAAGCAGGCCATCGCGGCGGCGCTGGTTGCGGCCGTGGACGGCTGGCCGGCGCCGGAGGCGGGGGCGTGGCTCGAGATGAGTGCCGGCCTCGTGAGCGACCTCAAACGCGGGCGCGTGGATCGGGTGTCGATGGATCGGTTGCTGCGCAGCGCGATGCGACTCGGTCTCACTGTTCACGTGGATGTGCGAGCGCTCCCCGCGTCGCCTCCCGCGCCGCCCAGCGAAGCGCCGGCCTCCGTGTGGCGGCGGGACAGTGCCGGCACAGGGGTGGGTCTCCCGGCTTCGGAACGCGCACGCGTTTCCGAACCCGGGAGACCACCCCGAAGCCGGCAGTGA
- a CDS encoding ABC transporter ATP-binding protein, with amino-acid sequence MSDSLIAARALTRRYGAVTALDALTVDIAPGITGLVGANGAGKSTFVKILLGLVEPSDGSASVMGHDVTRERDTIRALVGYMPEHDCLPPEMSATEFVTFMARLSGLPATAARERSAEVLRHVGLFEERYRPMGGYSTGMAQRVKLAQALVHDPRVLILDEPTNGLDPAGRDEMLALIVRTGREFGISVLVSSHLLGELERICDRIVMIDFGRLVRADDLGALTGETGTLMIEIDGDPEALAAQLTAAGLLVRAERNRVLVELPEGEAAAQRAYDVVRDAAVALDAGVLRLERRRGHLEALFA; translated from the coding sequence TTGTCTGACTCGCTGATTGCTGCCCGTGCCCTGACGCGACGCTATGGTGCCGTGACCGCGCTCGATGCGCTCACGGTGGACATTGCGCCCGGCATCACCGGCCTCGTGGGCGCCAACGGCGCGGGGAAGAGCACGTTCGTGAAGATCCTCCTCGGGCTCGTCGAGCCGAGTGACGGGAGCGCCAGCGTGATGGGGCATGATGTCACGCGCGAGCGCGACACGATCCGCGCGCTGGTGGGCTACATGCCCGAACACGACTGCCTGCCGCCCGAGATGAGCGCGACGGAGTTCGTGACGTTCATGGCGCGGCTCTCCGGCTTGCCGGCCACCGCGGCGCGCGAGCGATCCGCGGAAGTGCTGCGGCATGTGGGGCTGTTCGAGGAGCGCTATCGCCCGATGGGCGGCTACTCCACCGGCATGGCGCAGCGCGTGAAGCTCGCGCAGGCGCTCGTGCACGATCCGCGCGTCCTCATTCTCGACGAGCCCACCAATGGGCTCGACCCCGCTGGCCGCGACGAGATGCTCGCGCTCATCGTGCGCACCGGGCGCGAGTTCGGGATCTCGGTGCTCGTGAGTTCGCACCTGCTCGGCGAGCTCGAACGCATCTGCGATCGCATCGTGATGATCGACTTCGGGCGGCTCGTGCGCGCTGATGACCTCGGGGCGCTCACGGGCGAGACCGGGACGCTCATGATCGAGATCGACGGCGATCCGGAGGCGCTCGCGGCGCAGCTGACTGCTGCGGGGCTGCTCGTGCGGGCGGAGCGCAACCGCGTGCTGGTGGAGCTGCCGGAAGGCGAGGCGGCGGCGCAGCGGGCGTATGACGTCGTGCGGGATGCCGCGGTGGCGCTCGATGCCGGGGTGCTGCGGCTGGAGCGGCGGCGTGGGCATCTGGAGGCGTTGTTCGCATGA